The proteins below come from a single Oncorhynchus clarkii lewisi isolate Uvic-CL-2024 unplaced genomic scaffold, UVic_Ocla_1.0 unplaced_contig_5647_pilon_pilon, whole genome shotgun sequence genomic window:
- the LOC139394504 gene encoding UPF0462 protein C4orf33 homolog isoform X1, producing the protein MMHRSWTSVSLKAVIFLYVLTCAELKMTEMEFVISTTWDSLPVDHDPVKVTFSPGDGGMKMQVSAPFFNNPPGPSGPPGQPFPGLWNYEVVEAFFLDSTTVNYLEVEVCPHGQHLVLLLSGRGHAFMQQLPLSFTATITGNRWEGEALLPWCYFPPNVNKMNSYAIHGSGAGRTYESLYPVPQADLVEGQKPNFHLLEYFQDFRLQSIMGGDWVQPESDLWKGK; encoded by the exons ATCGGTGTCGCTAAAAGCGGTTATCTTCCTCTATGTACTTACATGCGCAGAACTTAAAATG ACTGAGATGGAGTTTGTGATCAGCACCACATGGGACAGCCTTCCTGTGGATCATGACCCTGTGAAGGTGACGTTTTCTCccggggatggagggatgaagatgCAGGTGTCTGCTCCCTTCTTCAACAACCCTCCTGGTCCCTCCGGCCCTCCAGGACAGCCCTTCCCTGGCCTCTGGAACTATGAAG TGGTTGAGGCGTTCTTCCTGGACAGTACTACTGTGAACTATCTAGAGGTGGAAGTGTGTCC ACATGGACAACACTTGGTGTTACTGCTCTCTGGAAGAGGTCACGCATTCATG CAACAACTGCCCCTGTCGTTCACAGCAACCATCACAGGAAACAGGTGGGAGGGTGAGGCTCTTCTCCCCTGGTGCTACTTCCCCCCTAACGTGAACAAGATGAACTCGTACGCCATCCACGGGTCCGGTGCGGGGCGTACCTACGAGTCCCTCTACCCCGTCCCCCAGGCTGACCTCGTGGAGGGGCAGAAGCCCAACTT CCACCTCTTGGAATATTTCCAAGACTTTCGCCTGCAAAGCATCATGGGAGGGGACTGGGTCCAGCCTGAGTCGGATCTCTGGAAGGGAAAGTGA
- the LOC139394504 gene encoding UPF0462 protein C4orf33 homolog isoform X2 gives MEFVISTTWDSLPVDHDPVKVTFSPGDGGMKMQVSAPFFNNPPGPSGPPGQPFPGLWNYEVVEAFFLDSTTVNYLEVEVCPHGQHLVLLLSGRGHAFMQQLPLSFTATITGNRWEGEALLPWCYFPPNVNKMNSYAIHGSGAGRTYESLYPVPQADLVEGQKPNFHLLEYFQDFRLQSIMGGDWVQPESDLWKGK, from the exons ATGGAGTTTGTGATCAGCACCACATGGGACAGCCTTCCTGTGGATCATGACCCTGTGAAGGTGACGTTTTCTCccggggatggagggatgaagatgCAGGTGTCTGCTCCCTTCTTCAACAACCCTCCTGGTCCCTCCGGCCCTCCAGGACAGCCCTTCCCTGGCCTCTGGAACTATGAAG TGGTTGAGGCGTTCTTCCTGGACAGTACTACTGTGAACTATCTAGAGGTGGAAGTGTGTCC ACATGGACAACACTTGGTGTTACTGCTCTCTGGAAGAGGTCACGCATTCATG CAACAACTGCCCCTGTCGTTCACAGCAACCATCACAGGAAACAGGTGGGAGGGTGAGGCTCTTCTCCCCTGGTGCTACTTCCCCCCTAACGTGAACAAGATGAACTCGTACGCCATCCACGGGTCCGGTGCGGGGCGTACCTACGAGTCCCTCTACCCCGTCCCCCAGGCTGACCTCGTGGAGGGGCAGAAGCCCAACTT CCACCTCTTGGAATATTTCCAAGACTTTCGCCTGCAAAGCATCATGGGAGGGGACTGGGTCCAGCCTGAGTCGGATCTCTGGAAGGGAAAGTGA